The Primulina eburnea isolate SZY01 chromosome 8, ASM2296580v1, whole genome shotgun sequence genome contains a region encoding:
- the LOC140837664 gene encoding uncharacterized protein → MVNFVAAQKPLLLGLMKMAGVIPHTVEIESGTLMNIWVPTETVKKHKKSKKTGTMAADVATTKPTKPVVVLVHGFAAEGVVTWQFQVGSLTKKYSVYVPDLLFFGGSITDNPNRSPTFQAECLVKGLRKLGIERCTLVGFSYGGMVAFKMAELYPELVEAVVISGSILAMTDSISNETLKGLGFSSSSELLLPDSVKGCKALLKVAAHKKLWFPDKLHKDFLEVMFTNRKERAELLEGLVVSNKDANIPNFPQRIHLLWGENDQIFKLELAQNMQQQLGDKATFQGIKKAGHLVHLERPCVYNRCLNQFLASLYPKEATK, encoded by the exons ATGGTGAATTTTGTAGCAGCCCAGAAGCCATTGTTGCTTGGCTTGATGAAGATGGCCGGCGTTATCCCACACACAGTGGAAATCGAGTCCGGAACCTTAATGAACATTTGGGTCCCTACCGAAACCGTCAAAAAACACAAGAAATCCAAGAAAACCGGCACAATGGCCGCCGACGTGGCCACCACCAAACCAACTAAACCCGTCGTCGTGCTCGTCCACGGCTTCGCTGCCGAGGGGGTCGTCACGTGGCAATTCCAAGTGGGCTCCCTCACCAAGAAATACTCCGTCTACGTGCCGGACCTTCTCTTCTTCGGCGGGTCCATAACCGACAATCCCAACCGCTCGCCGACTTTCCAGGCGGAGTGTCTTGTGAAGGGGCTGAGGAAGCTGGGGATCGAGAGGTGTACGTTGGTGGGTTTCAGCTACGGCGGCATGGTGGCGTTCAAGATGGCGGAGCTGTACCCGGAGCTGGTGGAGGCGGTGGTGATCTCCGGCTCCATCCTAGCCATGACGGATTCGATCAGCAACGAAACATTGAAGGGTCTCGGGTTTTCATCATCTTCGGAGCTTCTGTTGCCGGATTCTGTCAAAGGTTGTAAGGCGTTGCTCAAAGTTGCAGCACACAAGAAACTGTGGTTCCCAGACAAGCTTCATAAGGACTTTTTAGAG GTGATGTTCACCAACAGGAAGGAAAGGGCTGAACTACTTGAAGGTCTCGTGGTCAGCAACAAAGATGCCAACATCCCAAATTTCCCCCAG AGAATCCATCTTCTGTGGGGTGAGAATGATCAGATTTTCAAGCTGGAACTTGCTCAGAACATGCAACA gCAACTAGGAGACAAGGCTACATTTCAAGGCATAAAGAAAGCTGGTCACCTGGTTCACCTCGAAAGACCGTGTGTCTATAATAGATGTCTCAACCAGTTCCTTGCTTCCTTGTATCCCAAGGAAGCCACGAAATGA
- the LOC140837665 gene encoding protein RADIALIS-like 6 — MASNSSSSRTNSGSSWTPVQNKEFEKALAVYDKDTPDRWQNIARVVGKTIDEVKKHYEILVEDLMHIESGNVPFPDYRSNKTNR, encoded by the coding sequence ATGGCATCAAACTCCTCTTCTTCACGTACTAACTCCGGTTCTTCATGGACACCCGTACAAAACAAAGAATTTGAGAAGGCTTTAGCTGTCTATGACAAAGATACCCCCGATCGTTGGCAAAATATTGCTCGTGTCGTTGGAAAAACCATCGACGAAGTGAAAAAGCACTACGAAATCCTTGTGGAGGACCTCATGCATATTGAGTCCGGCAACGTCCCATTTCCGGATTACAGATCGAACAAGACTAATCGATAA